In a single window of the Patescibacteria group bacterium genome:
- a CDS encoding cation-transporting P-type ATPase → MSNYYQNTVEEIYSKLKTNKQGLNSKEALFRIDKFGLNRLKKTQNVPVFFKFLYQFKDLLAIILLVAAGIALIIGEPRDSLIILIIVIVNSLIGFIQEYRAERILAAFKKELPSMAKVIRDGKEKQILTFRLVPGDILVLEAGDLIPADARIFESSDLKTNEFALTGESHHRHKNHAIIKHDETLADINNMAYMGTAVVEGSAKAVVVNTGMETEFGKIAESSQKIKETPTPLQLEMTHTGQVTAIVASAIAISVLVILYVLGRDLKECLLFAIAAGVAVVPEGLPAIVSVALSLGAQRMLKKKALVKKLLHVESLGSVTTICSDKTGTITTSRMTVVNTMPQINDFSKNQKEYFINNLILCNNAILDNKPIGDPVEVAFLEYCQKNNHNFEEIRKSNLRIHEIPFSSKRKKMSVVVKNSKNELIVFTKGSTLELLKLCDLKTKEKEIIMQKHNSMANSGFRMLAIAMKKITKSSIKNVRKIPKNEIENNLTFLGLVALEDPPREGVKEAMEKCNRAGIKVILITGDYELTAKAIALQIGLATSDTKIITGEDLHNMDDLALKNSLKDKIIFARIEPEQKLRIVKTLQEMGEIVAVTGDGVNDVPALVKANIGVAMGRIGTDVTKEAADMILLDDHFATIVNAVEEGRRIFDNTKKFVFYVFSSNSGELLAPLFALILGLPLPLIAIQILAIDLGTDVLPSLALGVEKEEAGIMNRPPRSKNERIINLKMLSRLLQVGLVMGIFGLLIFIVSLHQSGWNFKSGLNLESPIYWQATASTYIVIVFCQIANAFTSRSEKLSIFKTGIFSNQWLIYSEIVSAIMLWFVIGFEPMQKVFKTAVPTPFVWGLAIIAFILFLVIFEARKKSFNKNQISQSSSV, encoded by the coding sequence ATGTCAAACTATTACCAGAATACAGTTGAAGAAATTTATTCCAAACTCAAAACTAACAAACAGGGGCTAAATTCAAAGGAGGCCCTTTTTCGCATAGATAAATTCGGTTTAAACCGGCTCAAAAAGACGCAAAACGTGCCGGTATTTTTTAAATTTCTTTATCAATTTAAAGATTTGCTCGCGATAATTCTATTAGTTGCCGCTGGAATTGCTTTAATTATTGGAGAACCTCGAGACAGTTTAATTATTCTAATTATTGTAATCGTAAATTCCTTAATTGGCTTTATTCAAGAATATCGCGCGGAGCGAATCCTGGCCGCATTTAAAAAAGAATTGCCATCTATGGCAAAAGTGATCAGGGACGGCAAGGAAAAACAAATTCTCACCTTCAGGCTCGTACCGGGAGATATTTTGGTTTTGGAGGCTGGCGATTTAATTCCCGCCGATGCCAGAATTTTTGAATCATCTGACTTAAAAACTAATGAATTCGCTTTAACTGGTGAATCACATCATCGCCACAAAAATCACGCTATCATTAAGCACGACGAAACCTTAGCTGATATAAATAATATGGCTTATATGGGCACTGCAGTTGTAGAAGGAAGCGCCAAGGCCGTGGTTGTAAATACTGGTATGGAAACTGAATTTGGAAAAATTGCCGAATCAAGCCAAAAAATCAAAGAAACTCCCACCCCTTTGCAGTTAGAAATGACTCATACCGGGCAAGTCACCGCGATTGTCGCGAGCGCAATTGCCATTTCAGTTTTAGTTATACTTTATGTTTTGGGTCGAGACTTAAAAGAATGTTTACTTTTTGCCATCGCGGCCGGGGTTGCGGTAGTCCCTGAAGGCTTGCCAGCAATAGTCTCGGTCGCCTTATCTTTGGGTGCGCAACGGATGCTAAAAAAGAAAGCTTTAGTGAAAAAATTACTTCATGTTGAAAGTTTGGGTTCAGTTACTACTATTTGTTCGGATAAAACTGGTACTATTACGACTAGTCGAATGACAGTTGTTAATACTATGCCTCAAATTAATGATTTTTCTAAAAATCAAAAAGAATATTTTATTAATAACTTAATTTTATGTAATAATGCGATTCTTGACAATAAACCAATTGGGGATCCGGTAGAAGTCGCGTTTTTAGAATATTGCCAAAAAAATAATCATAACTTTGAAGAAATTAGAAAATCAAATCTCAGAATCCACGAAATTCCATTTTCCTCAAAAAGAAAAAAAATGAGTGTGGTTGTTAAAAATTCCAAAAATGAATTAATTGTTTTTACAAAAGGCTCCACCCTTGAATTACTAAAATTGTGCGACCTAAAAACCAAGGAAAAGGAAATTATCATGCAAAAACATAATTCAATGGCAAATTCAGGTTTTCGTATGTTAGCTATAGCGATGAAAAAAATTACAAAATCATCAATTAAAAATGTTAGGAAAATTCCCAAAAATGAGATTGAAAATAATTTAACCTTTTTAGGTCTTGTAGCACTTGAAGATCCACCCAGAGAAGGCGTTAAAGAGGCGATGGAAAAATGCAATCGAGCTGGGATTAAAGTAATTTTAATTACGGGTGATTATGAACTTACTGCCAAAGCCATCGCTCTCCAAATTGGTTTAGCCACATCTGATACCAAAATTATTACCGGTGAAGATTTACATAATATGGATGATTTAGCTTTAAAAAATTCTCTAAAAGATAAGATAATATTTGCTCGAATTGAACCTGAACAAAAATTAAGAATTGTGAAAACCTTACAGGAAATGGGCGAGATTGTGGCAGTTACCGGCGATGGTGTCAATGATGTCCCAGCGTTAGTGAAAGCCAATATTGGCGTGGCCATGGGCCGGATTGGTACAGATGTCACTAAAGAGGCGGCGGATATGATTTTGCTTGATGATCATTTCGCCACTATTGTTAATGCGGTTGAAGAAGGACGCCGAATTTTTGACAATACCAAAAAATTCGTTTTTTATGTTTTTTCCTCAAATTCTGGTGAATTACTTGCGCCATTGTTTGCTTTAATTTTGGGGTTGCCCTTGCCATTAATCGCGATTCAAATCTTAGCCATCGATTTAGGGACTGATGTTTTACCGTCGTTAGCTTTGGGTGTCGAAAAAGAAGAAGCCGGAATTATGAATCGCCCCCCTCGCTCAAAAAACGAACGAATTATTAACCTGAAAATGTTATCCCGTTTATTACAGGTCGGTTTAGTGATGGGAATATTTGGTTTACTTATTTTTATAGTTTCTTTACATCAATCTGGGTGGAATTTCAAGTCAGGTTTAAATCTCGAAAGTCCAATTTATTGGCAAGCTACCGCCTCAACTTATATCGTGATCGTATTTTGCCAAATTGCCAATGCTTTTACCTCAAGAAGTGAAAAATTATCAATTTTTAAAACCGGCATTTTTTCAAATCAATGGCTAATTTATTCAGAAATCGTCTCCGCGATTATGCTTTGGTTTGTGATTGGTTTTGAGCCGATGCAAAAAGTTTTTAAAACTGCCGTGCCCACACCATTTGTCTGGGGATTAGCGATAATTGCCTTTATTCTATTCTTGGTTATTTTTGAGGCTCGAAAAAAAAGTTTCAATAAAAATCAAATCTCTCAATCTTCATCAGTATAA
- the gpmI gene encoding 2,3-bisphosphoglycerate-independent phosphoglycerate mutase translates to MKTILLILDGFGASPVNEGNAVNLAKTPNFDRLIQNFPHTLLMASGKEVGLPWGETGNSEVGHLNLGSGRIIYQDLPRINLSIEDGSFFKNPALLEVINFVKKTNHNLHLIGLASDGGVHSHLNHLFALLKLVKNEQINKVYLHLILDGRDAPQKSAQIFLSKIEGFIKKEKIGEIATISGRYYAMDRDKHWERTQLAYEAITQAKGQKTDSASLGLKSAYKLGETDEFVKPQIINNPGILAEDGIIFFNFRADRAKQLTAALVSPNFKDFPRNYIDHTFFVSFTNYGFESTPRIKIAYFPQNIDNTLAQVIANNKLKQFHLAETEKYAHVTYFFNGGREDVYPGETRKMIPSPRVATYDLKPEMSVQAITRLLTQMISKQYFQFIITNLANPDMVGHTGNLKAAIKACEYVDSSVGQIIDSALKNNYAVILTADHGNAEQMINPQTQLPDPEHTTNPVPIILIDKEKTQTSQDTKEVFFANNPIGVLSDVTTSVLALLEINKPEQMTGEDVISHI, encoded by the coding sequence ATGAAAACAATTTTATTAATATTAGATGGTTTTGGTGCGTCACCGGTAAACGAAGGCAATGCCGTTAATTTAGCGAAAACGCCGAACTTTGACCGTTTAATTCAGAATTTTCCCCATACTTTATTAATGGCAAGCGGCAAAGAAGTTGGCTTGCCGTGGGGCGAAACCGGTAATTCTGAAGTTGGTCATTTAAATTTAGGGTCGGGCCGAATTATTTATCAGGATTTGCCTCGTATTAATCTCTCCATTGAAGATGGTTCTTTTTTCAAAAACCCGGCTTTGCTCGAAGTAATTAATTTTGTAAAAAAAACTAACCACAACTTGCATTTAATTGGCTTAGCCTCGGATGGGGGAGTCCACTCTCATTTAAATCATTTATTTGCACTTTTAAAATTAGTTAAAAATGAACAAATAAATAAAGTTTATTTGCATTTAATTTTAGACGGTCGCGATGCACCTCAAAAATCAGCCCAAATTTTTCTTAGTAAAATAGAGGGGTTTATTAAAAAAGAAAAGATAGGGGAAATAGCCACAATTTCAGGCCGATATTATGCCATGGATCGCGATAAACACTGGGAAAGAACTCAGTTAGCTTATGAAGCGATTACCCAAGCTAAAGGTCAAAAAACCGATAGCGCCAGTTTAGGCTTAAAATCAGCTTATAAATTAGGGGAAACAGATGAATTTGTCAAACCCCAAATTATAAATAATCCCGGCATTTTAGCTGAAGATGGCATTATCTTTTTTAATTTCCGCGCTGATCGCGCCAAACAATTAACAGCCGCTTTAGTTAGCCCGAATTTTAAAGATTTTCCACGAAATTATATTGATCATACTTTTTTTGTCAGTTTTACCAACTACGGTTTTGAATCTACGCCTCGAATTAAAATCGCGTACTTCCCACAAAATATTGATAATACCTTAGCCCAGGTTATTGCTAATAATAAATTAAAACAATTTCACCTCGCTGAAACAGAAAAGTATGCTCATGTGACGTATTTTTTTAACGGAGGTCGAGAAGATGTTTATCCTGGCGAAACCCGTAAAATGATTCCCTCACCACGAGTTGCCACCTATGACTTAAAGCCAGAAATGTCAGTTCAGGCGATTACCAGACTTTTAACACAAATGATTTCAAAGCAATATTTCCAATTTATCATTACCAATTTAGCTAATCCTGATATGGTTGGTCATACCGGAAATCTAAAAGCAGCCATTAAAGCTTGCGAATATGTTGATTCATCTGTTGGACAAATAATTGATTCAGCACTTAAAAATAATTATGCTGTTATTTTAACTGCTGATCACGGTAATGCCGAACAAATGATTAATCCACAAACTCAATTACCAGATCCTGAACACACCACCAATCCCGTTCCAATAATCTTAATTGACAAAGAAAAGACTCAAACTTCCCAAGATACCAAAGAAGTATTTTTTGCTAATAATCCTATTGGTGTTTTATCGGATGTTACGACCTCAGTTTTAGCTTTATTAGAAATAAATAAACCCGAACAAATGACCGGTGAAGATGTTATTTCGCATATTTAA
- a CDS encoding carboxypeptidase-like regulatory domain-containing protein: MPETDKTKKLVVATQKAVRIRIVVIPIFIALLFFTHIVPEIMLVYLIILLFLLTLALYYSAKIKRGMLALGYISATVEIIIAAYLLRQAGVENYLFFSVFTVLILAHTILENAKKGIYLCTIVVITYISFSLYDKLVIADTFNTMDLLVIFVNTVSFFVIAVLAGKLSDDLKKLNEKLKLSAEVIIDNVGDGLIVFSKDDHVIRKNKVAEQMLETDPGVLKLVKSNQAKIQIGPNIIYESRINYIQDEKVVVLRDVSPAWGMMLTVVDEKNKKPISMVVVRIFKKELNKLQETQVTDDIGRFNFVPLPGEYYITAEKEGYNTYRSPTFTVTKGGAISKFNIELYHR, from the coding sequence ATGCCCGAGACCGATAAAACGAAAAAATTAGTTGTGGCAACGCAAAAAGCAGTTCGAATTAGGATCGTTGTCATCCCGATCTTTATTGCCTTATTATTTTTTACTCATATTGTCCCGGAAATTATGTTAGTTTATCTAATAATCTTACTCTTTTTACTGACCTTGGCTTTATATTATTCAGCAAAAATCAAAAGAGGAATGCTAGCCTTAGGTTATATTTCAGCCACGGTTGAGATTATTATTGCCGCGTATTTGTTGAGACAGGCGGGAGTTGAAAACTATCTATTTTTCTCGGTATTTACCGTCCTAATTTTGGCTCATACCATTTTAGAAAATGCAAAAAAAGGCATATATTTATGCACGATCGTGGTGATTACATATATAAGTTTTTCTTTATATGACAAATTAGTAATTGCTGACACCTTTAATACTATGGATTTATTAGTCATTTTTGTTAATACCGTCTCATTTTTTGTAATCGCAGTTTTAGCAGGTAAACTTTCAGATGACTTGAAAAAATTAAATGAAAAGCTCAAATTATCCGCCGAAGTAATTATTGATAACGTGGGTGATGGTTTAATTGTTTTTAGTAAAGACGATCATGTTATTCGCAAAAATAAAGTTGCCGAACAAATGCTTGAAACTGATCCCGGTGTATTAAAATTAGTTAAATCTAACCAAGCGAAAATTCAAATTGGTCCAAACATTATCTATGAATCAAGAATCAATTATATTCAGGATGAAAAGGTGGTGGTTTTGAGAGATGTTTCACCGGCTTGGGGGATGATGTTGACGGTAGTGGATGAGAAAAATAAAAAACCGATTAGTATGGTCGTGGTGCGTATTTTTAAAAAAGAACTCAACAAACTTCAAGAAACGCAGGTTACAGATGATATAGGAAGATTTAATTTTGTCCCCTTGCCAGGAGAATATTATATTACGGCCGAAAAGGAAGGCTATAATACATATCGTAGCCCAACCTTTACGGTCACTAAAGGTGGTGCCATTAGTAAATTCAATATTGAATTATATCATCGATGA
- the secF gene encoding protein translocase subunit SecF: protein MNIIGLRKWWFIISGLIIIPGVIAMILWGFRLSVDFSGGTLLEITFPDRKAVTQTEIEKSLTPLNLEATQIQNTGSNSVIIRTKPLSSDQVNKIQENLKKDLGNVKETRLETVGPLVSKNLTQRAIIAVIVASIAIIFYIALAFRKVSAPANSFRFGICAVVALIHDLLFVGGVFAILGHFFGVEIDALFITALLTVMGFSVHDTIVVFDRIRENLKTSPELTFEQVANKSINQTLVRSLNTSLTVIFVLISLIIFGGQTLRFFTLALLIGILIGTYSSIFNASPLLVVWQNWTERKKLLRA from the coding sequence ATGAACATAATTGGATTAAGGAAATGGTGGTTTATAATTTCAGGATTAATAATCATTCCAGGAGTAATTGCGATGATTTTGTGGGGTTTTCGATTAAGCGTTGATTTTTCGGGCGGTACTTTATTGGAAATTACTTTTCCTGATAGAAAAGCCGTGACACAAACTGAGATTGAAAAAAGTTTAACGCCATTAAATCTGGAAGCGACTCAAATTCAAAATACGGGTTCGAATTCAGTCATTATTCGCACCAAACCATTATCAAGCGATCAAGTAAATAAAATCCAGGAGAATTTAAAAAAAGATCTAGGGAATGTCAAAGAAACAAGATTAGAAACGGTTGGGCCTTTAGTTAGTAAAAACTTAACTCAACGAGCCATTATTGCGGTTATTGTCGCCTCAATTGCGATAATTTTTTATATCGCTTTAGCGTTTCGAAAAGTCTCAGCCCCAGCAAATTCTTTTCGATTTGGAATTTGTGCAGTAGTAGCATTAATTCATGATTTATTATTCGTAGGTGGAGTTTTCGCGATTTTGGGACATTTCTTTGGGGTGGAGATAGATGCTTTGTTTATTACGGCTTTGTTAACAGTGATGGGTTTTTCGGTACACGACACAATTGTAGTATTTGATCGGATTCGTGAAAATTTAAAAACTTCCCCAGAATTAACGTTTGAGCAGGTTGCCAATAAAAGTATTAATCAAACTTTAGTTCGGTCATTAAATACTTCTTTAACGGTAATTTTTGTCTTAATTTCTTTAATAATTTTTGGTGGCCAGACCTTGCGTTTTTTTACCTTGGCATTATTAATTGGAATCCTAATTGGAACATACTCATCAATCTTTAACGCCTCACCATTATTAGTGGTTTGGCAAAATTGGACTGAGCGCAAAAAATTACTAAGAGCCTAA
- the secD gene encoding protein translocase subunit SecD: MNKSIWIKLGIIIVLVAIFVIIDMPSGFNKIGIKKDPKLKKGLDLVGGSGIVYEADMSKIDPKDRANALSSLKDTIDRRVNALGVTEPLIQTRNIGDTQGLVVELPGIKDVNEAIKLIGQTANLEFKEVVQTDKGVSYVKTDLSGRHLKKATAQIDEQGNPEIAIEFNAEGTKIFSELTKENLQKPIAIFLDNELLSAPTVQTQITDGKAVITGKFSIAEAKKLVLELNAGALPVPVKIVEQKNVGATLGQDSVKMGLLAAGIGLIAIVLFMLIYYKLAGLAAVLALGIYTLLVFGIFKLSSFTPAAITLTLPGLAAFVLSIGMAVDANILIFERTKEELRNQKSILTAIDSGFQRAWPSIRDSNLSSIITAIILFWLGIGSIKGFAVTLGVGIIISMFTAITITRTFLQLLGMTCLKNKISWFV; encoded by the coding sequence ATGAATAAAAGTATTTGGATAAAATTAGGGATAATTATTGTGCTGGTCGCAATTTTTGTAATCATAGATATGCCATCAGGGTTTAATAAAATTGGAATCAAAAAAGATCCAAAACTCAAAAAGGGGCTGGATTTAGTTGGTGGCAGTGGAATCGTTTACGAAGCTGACATGAGTAAAATTGATCCCAAAGATCGTGCCAATGCCTTGTCTAGCTTAAAAGATACCATTGATCGACGTGTCAATGCGTTAGGCGTAACCGAACCATTGATCCAGACTCGAAATATTGGTGATACACAAGGTTTAGTGGTTGAATTACCAGGTATTAAAGATGTGAATGAAGCGATAAAATTAATTGGTCAAACTGCAAATTTAGAGTTTAAGGAAGTTGTCCAGACTGATAAGGGGGTAAGTTACGTGAAAACAGATTTATCCGGCCGGCATTTAAAAAAGGCAACTGCCCAAATTGACGAACAGGGTAATCCTGAAATTGCGATAGAATTTAATGCCGAGGGGACGAAGATTTTTTCAGAATTGACAAAAGAGAATTTACAAAAACCAATTGCAATTTTTTTGGATAATGAATTATTATCTGCACCCACCGTTCAGACGCAGATTACTGACGGAAAAGCAGTTATTACCGGTAAATTTTCGATTGCTGAGGCGAAAAAATTAGTTTTGGAATTAAACGCAGGCGCGTTACCAGTACCAGTTAAGATTGTAGAACAAAAAAATGTTGGCGCAACTCTCGGTCAAGATTCAGTCAAAATGGGTTTATTGGCGGCAGGGATTGGTTTAATTGCGATTGTATTATTTATGTTAATTTATTATAAATTAGCCGGATTAGCGGCAGTTTTAGCCTTGGGGATTTATACGCTTTTGGTTTTTGGGATTTTTAAACTCTCGAGTTTCACACCAGCCGCGATTACCTTAACTTTACCAGGTTTAGCCGCGTTTGTATTATCGATTGGCATGGCAGTCGATGCGAATATTCTTATTTTTGAACGCACCAAGGAAGAACTGAGAAACCAAAAATCAATCTTAACCGCAATTGATTCTGGTTTTCAGCGTGCTTGGCCGTCAATCCGCGATTCTAATTTATCCAGTATTATCACGGCAATAATTTTGTTTTGGTTGGGAATTGGGAGTATCAAGGGTTTTGCGGTGACCTTAGGGGTGGGTATTATTATTTCAATGTTTACCGCCATCACCATCACCCGAACTTTTTTGCAGCTTTTGGGAATGACTTGTTTGAAAAATAAAATTTCTTGGTTTGTTTAA
- a CDS encoding sugar phosphate nucleotidyltransferase codes for MNYALLVAGGTGTRLWPKSRTSLPKQFHNLISQKSMLKDAYEALLPLYDKKQIFLVSPKQYLTNLKKNWPKKYYKNIILEDKSLGTAMAVAIGMKEIAKKDSKAIVTVIWADAHIKKHQNFIKAVRLSQQVASEKKVVIIGVRPEYPATGFGYIKIGKIIPGFVKEKVSYIEKFVEKPNYILAQKFVKSGQYYWNPGISTWQATHYLEKFNKLMPKHALVLSGKKSIEKLEPTPIDYGIYEKIQGMVTFAADLGWSDVGSWKSLKQILASKKANHISGKHIGLATKNCLVMGKKNLIATLGVENLAIIDEGDVILVANMDEAEKIKELILEISKQGLSKYL; via the coding sequence ATGAATTATGCTTTACTGGTTGCTGGGGGAACTGGGACCAGATTATGGCCAAAGTCACGCACAAGTCTCCCAAAACAATTCCACAATTTAATCTCCCAAAAATCGATGCTAAAAGATGCGTATGAAGCACTTTTGCCTCTTTACGATAAAAAGCAGATTTTTTTAGTTTCACCAAAGCAATATTTGACTAATTTAAAAAAAAATTGGCCAAAAAAATATTATAAAAATATTATTTTAGAAGATAAGTCTTTGGGAACGGCCATGGCAGTCGCTATCGGAATGAAAGAAATTGCCAAAAAAGATTCCAAAGCGATCGTGACTGTTATTTGGGCAGATGCTCATATAAAAAAACATCAAAATTTTATTAAGGCAGTTAGGTTATCGCAACAAGTAGCGTCAGAAAAAAAGGTGGTTATAATTGGGGTGAGACCCGAATATCCGGCAACAGGATTCGGGTATATAAAAATTGGAAAAATCATCCCAGGATTTGTGAAAGAAAAAGTATCTTATATTGAAAAATTTGTTGAAAAGCCCAATTATATATTGGCGCAAAAATTTGTAAAATCTGGTCAATATTATTGGAATCCTGGAATATCAACTTGGCAGGCGACACATTATCTTGAAAAATTTAACAAACTAATGCCTAAACATGCTCTGGTATTAAGCGGGAAAAAATCCATTGAAAAGCTTGAACCTACGCCAATTGATTATGGAATTTATGAAAAAATTCAGGGCATGGTGACTTTTGCTGCAGATTTAGGTTGGTCTGATGTCGGATCTTGGAAATCATTAAAACAAATCTTGGCTTCCAAAAAAGCAAACCATATTTCTGGTAAACATATTGGTTTAGCAACTAAAAATTGTTTAGTGATGGGCAAAAAAAATCTGATTGCAACCTTGGGTGTGGAGAATTTAGCAATTATTGATGAGGGTGATGTGATTTTGGTCGCAAATATGGATGAAGCTGAAAAAATTAAAGAATTAATTTTGGAAATTTCTAAACAAGGTTTATCGAAGTATTTATAA